The sequence actgatatgtctgccagacatgcagagatgcgattcgccacctggttatcagaagggggaaaggagaagattagttgtgtgtcgtcagcgtagcaatgataggagaggccatgtgaggatatgacagagccaagtgacttggtgtatagcgagaataggagagggcctagaactgagccctgggggacaccagtggtgagagcacgtggtgcggagacagcttctcgccacgccacttggtaggagcgaccggtcaggtaggacgcaatccaagagtgagccgcgccggagatgcccagctcggagagagtggagaggaggatctgatggttcacagtatcaaaggcagcagacaggtctagaaggacaagagcagaggagagagagttagctttagcagtgcggagagcctccgtgacacagagaagagcagtctcagttgaatgaccagtcttgaaacctgactggtttggatcaagaaggtcattctgagagagatagtaagagagttggctaaagacggcacgctcaatagttttggagagaaaagaaagaagggatactggtctgtagttgttgacatcagagggatcgagtgttggtttttttgagaaggggtgcaactctcgctctcttgaagacggaagggacatagccagcggtcaaggatgagttgatcagcgaggtgaggtaagggagaaggtcaccggagatggtctggagaagagaggaggggatagggtcaagcgggcaggttgttgggcggcctgccgtcacaagtcgcaagattttatctggagagagaggggagaaagaagtcaaagcatagggtagggcagtgtgagcaggaccagcagtgtcatttgacttaacaaacgaggatcggatgtcgtcaaccttcttttcaaaatggttgacgaagtcatccacagagagggaggaggggggggaggattcagcagggaggataatgtggcaaagagcttcctagggttagaggcagatgcttggaatttagagtggtagaaagtggccttagcagcagaaacagatgaagaaaatgtagagaggagggagtgaaaagatgccaggtccgcagggagtctagttttcttcaattttcgctcagctgcccggagctctgttctgtgagctcgcaatgagtcaatgtaatgtaaatgtaaaatgtaaaacatgtagGATAGCAGCCTTCATgaattattttattgtattttatttggtAACCATCTGGATGTCACCGTGATACCATCTACTCATTGGGGAGAGCATGCACGGCAAGTCAGTGTTTCACAACACCAGGACAGCACCTGCCAAGTACTGctttcccgcagttctgttaacgtAAGTCAGTAAAGATTGTTAACCTCACCCATCTGTCTCTACAGCATGGTATGGGCGTCCCCTCCATCTCCATCATGCTCCATGAGCTCATCAAGCTGCTGCATCATGCCCGCTGCATCGATTTTGTCCTCTTCCGCATTGGCACCTCCGGTGGAGTTGGTAAGAGCATCCTCCCCTCTTCCATTCTTCTTTCAAATGTTAATACACATTTATACATGTTTATATAGTTGAGTAAGACAGCTCTCTAAATCATGTCACTGGTGTCCCATTACAGGTCTGGAACCAGGAACAGTAGTGGTCACAGACAAGGCGGTGGACTGCTTCTTCCGCAACCAGTTtgagcaggtggttctaggtAAGGTGATCACCAGGAGCACAGAGCTGGATGTGGGCGTGTCCAAGGAGCTGCTGCAGTGCTCCTCTGAGTTAGATGACGTGCCCACCGTCATCGGAAACACCATGTGCACCAGTGACTTCTACGAAGGTAACCACATCATGTTACCCACAGCTGTACACTCAGCTACACAAAAGCCCTAAATTAAAGCTATAGTCTATGAGTTTGGTTGTTTTTCGAATCGCAGACTGCCCCCTTAACTAAGGATGTACAGTACATTTCCAATGCTGCCTACTAGCCTGCTGGCCTTGATCTAACTCAGCCTGTATTCTGTTGTGGTCCACCAGGTCAGGGTCGGCTGGATGGAGCTCTCTGCTCCTTCTCCACTGAGGACAAGCTGGAGTACCTGAGGAAAGCCTATAACACGGGAGTCAGGAATATTGAGATGGAGTCCACCGTCTTCGCAGCCATGTGTTGTGCCTGTGGCATCAAAGGTgttattctaaataaatcacagtctcACTAAGTCATGCCATTAACTTTGACAGAGAGAAATAAGTTTGATTTTACTTTGTTTTGATATTTTCTCGTTATTATTTTACATGGTTTTTACATTTGTAATGGATGTAACATTTTTCTCCCCAGCTGCTGTCGTCTGTGTGACTTTGTTGAACCGTTTCGATGGGGACCAGATCTCCACCCCTCAGGATGTGCTAGTGGAGTACCAACAGAGACCTCAGGTTCTGGTGGCCCACTTCATCAAGAAACGCCTGGGCCTCATCGTCTAAGCTCCCTCCGATCACCTCTGCTGCCCATGGAGTGTATATAGCTAAGGTCCCGACTAATAtgtggatatacactgagtgtacaaaatatttaGGAACTCCTtcgtaatattgagttgcaccccttttgccccTGACTGAAGTGGAaattaacaggtgacatcaataagggatcatagctttcacctggtcagtctatgtcatggaaagagcaggtgttcctaatgttttgtacactcagtgtatgtatataGTCATGTTGATATGTGATAAGATATTATTTAAAGAGTTCTAAGACTACATGAAGATTTTACAGATGTGTTGTATCGTGTATGATTTGTTTAATGAAGCTCAAAGAGTGGGCTCTTACGCAATTGTGTGGTATATTTGTATGGTATTAGATATTGCGGTGCTTTTGACTACCTTGACTGTATAGATTAAATTGTTGGTTTCTctgtaactacactgaacaaaaatataaacgcaacatgtaaagtgttggtcccatgtttcatgagctgaaataaaagatcgcagatatgttccatatgcacaaaaatcgTATTTCTCAAAACAAtgttgcacaaatttgttaagatccctgttagtgagcatttctcctttgccaagataatccatccaccagacaggagtggcatatcaagaagctgattaaacagcatgatcattacactggtgcaccacgtgctgggaacaataaaaggccactctaaaatgtgcagttttgtcacacaacacaatgccacagatgtct is a genomic window of Coregonus clupeaformis isolate EN_2021a chromosome 4, ASM2061545v1, whole genome shotgun sequence containing:
- the LOC121551912 gene encoding uridine phosphorylase 2, with protein sequence MSSLKAMSPILLNCVGTVADHSENSEPEVPFKNPQIHVKNPHLDTMEEDILYHFNLGTKTHNLPEMFGDIKFVCVGGSANRMKSFAQFIHQELALPGNMDNITDICEGTDRYSMYKVGPVLSISHGMGVPSISIMLHELIKLLHHARCIDFVLFRIGTSGGVGLEPGTVVVTDKAVDCFFRNQFEQVVLGKVITRSTELDVGVSKELLQCSSELDDVPTVIGNTMCTSDFYEGQGRLDGALCSFSTEDKLEYLRKAYNTGVRNIEMESTVFAAMCCACGIKAAVVCVTLLNRFDGDQISTPQDVLVEYQQRPQVLVAHFIKKRLGLIV